One window from the genome of Bacteroidota bacterium encodes:
- a CDS encoding enoyl-CoA hydratase, which yields MSYENIIAQKNNGIFTITINRETKLNALNVKTLQEIREAVLSIQEDKEVYGIILTGAGTKAFAAGADIAEFANFTIAQGTEMSAAGHAVMNTLEQSKKPVIAAVNGFALGGGCELAMACHMRVASDNARFGQPEVNLGLVPGYAGTQRLVQLIGKGKAIELLTTGDAINAHEAKSLGLVNHVVEQAELIIKCNEIIDKIKTKAPLAIESVIRLVNANLDKKEDGFANEITDFGNFFGTKDFKEGVDAFLNKRKATFTGE from the coding sequence ATGAGCTACGAGAATATAATTGCCCAAAAAAACAATGGTATTTTTACCATTACCATCAACCGCGAAACCAAGCTAAACGCACTGAACGTGAAAACCTTGCAAGAAATTCGCGAGGCCGTTCTATCCATACAAGAGGATAAAGAAGTGTATGGTATAATACTTACCGGTGCCGGTACTAAGGCTTTTGCTGCCGGTGCTGATATTGCTGAGTTTGCCAATTTTACCATTGCACAAGGAACTGAAATGAGTGCTGCCGGTCATGCGGTGATGAACACCCTTGAGCAATCTAAAAAACCTGTAATTGCTGCCGTAAACGGTTTTGCATTGGGCGGTGGTTGCGAGTTGGCAATGGCCTGCCACATGCGCGTAGCCAGTGATAATGCCCGTTTTGGCCAACCTGAAGTAAATTTGGGTTTGGTACCGGGCTATGCGGGTACACAGCGTTTGGTACAATTAATAGGTAAGGGCAAAGCGATTGAATTGCTTACTACAGGCGATGCCATTAATGCCCACGAAGCTAAATCATTAGGATTGGTGAACCACGTGGTAGAACAAGCCGAATTGATTATTAAGTGTAACGAGATTATTGATAAGATTAAAACCAAAGCCCCATTAGCTATTGAAAGCGTAATACGCTTGGTAAATGCTAATTTGGATAAGAAAGAAGACGGGTTTGCCAATGAAATCACTGATTTTGGTAACTTCTTCGGTACTAAAGACTTTAAAGAAGGTGTAGATGCGTTTTTAAATAAGCGCAAAGCCACCTTTACCGGCGAATAA
- a CDS encoding AraC family transcriptional regulator, translating into MKRVQIAENIPLHTEKSLYTLVEHRSAFTLDKCELNVFETHREAKDVKLVFGDMVLTSMLKGKKVMRLFDKPAFDYLPGESVIVPPNEVMRIDFPEANTLQPTQCIALAINHEQIFDTLNLLNDRFPKVERDDYWHVDADRFHLINNNDLSDSIQRMIRISVNEHTKEKDVLAGLTLRELLVRLMQTQARQLFEMNYVQMASRHRFAHVVQYIKENLTGKIDMDLLSEQACMSRANFFRKFKENFGQTPAEYILEQRIKLSKELLKSPKYQVTQVCFLVGFNNLNHFIRCFKQYEGTTPKQYKDSFRNYA; encoded by the coding sequence ATGAAAAGGGTACAGATAGCTGAAAACATACCGTTGCACACTGAAAAATCGCTGTACACGTTGGTAGAACACCGCTCGGCATTTACGCTGGATAAATGTGAGCTGAATGTGTTTGAAACTCACCGGGAAGCAAAAGATGTGAAGTTGGTATTTGGCGATATGGTACTTACCAGTATGCTGAAAGGTAAAAAAGTGATGCGTTTGTTTGATAAACCTGCTTTTGATTACCTGCCCGGCGAATCGGTGATTGTGCCCCCTAATGAGGTAATGCGTATTGATTTTCCCGAAGCTAATACCCTGCAACCCACCCAATGTATTGCCCTTGCTATTAACCACGAACAGATATTTGATACCCTTAATTTACTGAACGACCGTTTTCCTAAAGTGGAACGTGATGATTACTGGCACGTGGATGCCGACAGGTTTCACCTGATAAACAATAATGATTTAAGCGACAGCATACAACGCATGATACGCATCAGCGTGAACGAACACACCAAAGAAAAAGATGTGCTTGCCGGCTTAACCCTGCGCGAGCTTTTGGTGCGATTGATGCAAACACAGGCTCGCCAGTTGTTTGAAATGAATTATGTACAGATGGCCAGCCGACATCGCTTTGCGCATGTGGTACAATACATTAAAGAAAACCTTACCGGAAAAATAGATATGGATTTGCTGAGTGAGCAGGCCTGTATGAGCAGGGCTAATTTTTTCCGCAAATTCAAAGAGAATTTTGGGCAAACTCCTGCCGAATATATTTTAGAACAACGCATAAAGCTATCTAAAGAGTTGCTGAAAAGCCCTAAATACCAAGTAACGCAAGTGTGTTTTCTGGTAGGCTTTAACAACTTAAACCACTTTATCCGTTGCTTCAAACAATACGAAGGCACAACCCCTAAGCAATACAAAGACAGCTTTAGAAACTATGCCTGA